In Colletotrichum destructivum chromosome 1, complete sequence, the sequence ATGACGGGCAGATTGAAGCTAGGTTAGCCACTGAAAAGGCCGGAGATGAGCGGACGgagcgagagagagccaTTCAAAGCACTGGGACGGAACTCTGATGTTTCTGCAGGCCGGACGTGAGTTTCTGTGTGGGCTGTGCGGCGTTGGAACCAATGAAGCCGGTGGAAAGACCGAAGGGGAGACGTTGGTCCCGTAAATTGGCTGGTTAGGTGCGTGAATCGACATTAGGTTGGCATCGGAAGCCGTCGTTGACAACCTGGAAGACAAGCATGGGACGAGCGAAAGGAGGGTtagaggaaggaaggaacGAGTCGAGGTACGTACCAAGAAACAAACGCCAACTCGGAACGGGTGGAGAAGCGGGGCCCCAAAAGGCAGCCAAGGCAGGGAAGGAGCCGGCGAGAAGAAAGCATGGGGAAATTgccatgggcggcggcacaGACGGCAGCcgacggaggaggaaagaACGGCAGTGGCATaggcagtggcagtggcaaCAGTGGCAGTAGTGACCGCCGAGGAAGGAAACATGGAGATGGGTACGCGGAGAATTCATGAGAACTGCATGTATCGATCGCTActgacacacacacatacccacacacacaacgAATGTTCCTGGTCTAGACGCGATTCTCGGTCTTGGCTGGAGAGGGGAAACACTGGCAAATaccacaaaaaaaaaagaagcaaGTAGTGGCGTACCGCCTTCCCGCCGCCCGTTAGCAACGTCTTGACCTCATTCCTTTGTTGAAGCCACTCTGCTTGTTCTGTTGCTCTCTGATCTACAGAGTAATAACGCAGGCTTTCACCAAGGTAGGTGGAACCTTGGTTGAGTGAGCGAGTATCCCCCCGGTCATCATCCATGGTGGTCCCGAATGGCCCGCCGGTCTATACGCGGACGATCTTCATCTTGCTGGGCATCGTTCATGTTTTTTTGCGCAGGCCGCAGATCGGAATaaacgccccccccccccccccctcgtaACCATCAACCTCATTACTTCCCCTCCCACCTCGGCATTTGATTCGCTTGGCAAAGTCTTCGCGCTCTTGGTCATGATCTGGTAAGTAACTCTGTGCGCTCTTTTATAGCAGTAATGCAACGCGCTGCCGGGGTAGACGCTCGACAAAATGAACTCTAAAAGCATGTGCCTGAGTCGTTCCTACCCTGTGTGCCTGCCTTTGCACAATGAAAGGTCGTCTCATCTTACCTATGCTTAACTCGACTGACTGGCCTCCATCCTAACAAATAAACATAGGAAAACAATCTCAAGCATGGAAACTCTGGGATTGCTTCTTGTTCCTCACAACTGACAAGAAGAAAGCCAGACGACCTCAATTCCCTCATGCCGCCTGCAATTACATGACGCCATGTCGACCGGCTCGGCTCCATGAACAACGCATCTCTGCCTCTTGGCCCCGTCAAGCTcacccacccatccacccacccacccatgCCCATTCCCCCATCTTCTCTCCCCTCACTCTCCCCCGCATCCTGGTCCAGCCAGTCCACTTGGCCCAGTTCTACCCCTCATTCCCGTCTTGGGTAGGTAGTTTTTGTTGTCCCCATCCGTAGCTGCCATCGTCTTGACTATTTCAAGCAATGAAGACAAAAGACGAAACTGAATTGGACCAACACAGGGAATatagaagaagaaaacggTTTATGGGAAAGAGAACGAGGAATGCTTCTGTCAACAGAAAACCCCGGCGGGTTGAGGCCTGTAGTCAACCCTGTCCTCGATCAAGGCTCACCCATCGTCGCCTCATTTAACATGCACATCATGCACGCACCAATGTCACTAATCATGAGCTTGCCGTCCGTTGCCAAGGAGCGGGGTCCTCGAGTCTTTCGGCCCGTTTACACCTTTGCTTCGGCTGCTCCTTTTCCAGCGGGACTCTCTCTGCTGCGTCGCTTAGGAGGGTGAATAAGCATATGCAAGCCCATTAGAATCCTGCCACTTCTGATTGTTTAGGTTTACTGACGCACACTGGTGGCAACCTCCAGGCACTGCAGGTAAGTGACGTTCCAGGACGCGGCTCACTGCGAAGGACACCCTCTCACCCGAAGCGTTGTCCGACTTATGTTGTCTACAATTCGTCCCATGTTTCGTTTGAACATCATGGCGACGTGCGTGGCTGGTTCGGATGAGAGGAAGTCAGATGAGGGTGAAAAATGAAGCTTCCGAGAAACGGCACTATCTACTTCGGGTTATTCCTGGTGCGCAGAGATGAATGAACCAACAACGCCTTTTGCGCAACCGATGCCTAACGCCAGTGTCCACCAAGTTCGCCCAGAAAAAAGACCCCGGATCAGGGCATGCTCCCCACGAAGCTCCACGGGATCCACGACTCGAGGAAAACGGACCGAAGAGGTTCTCCCCAGTTTCCGTCTCCGGGCCTGTGTTCCGAAAAACATGACTACGAACCCGCAGTTCCTCAGTAAATACCAGGCAGAATTCTCCACCGAACAATATTCTTGTACTTCTCCCAATCCTCGCCGTATTTGCGCGAGCacttctcgtcgtcgcgacGGTCCCGGTGAACCAGCAAGACGGCAAAGTAGACGATGTAAAAGTACGTGATGGGAATTGCCCATCCACGCGCGGCACCCTGGATGACCTCACGGCCGTCAGCCATCTTGAAAGCTCCCTCAATCCCGGCCTCAGCGAACCCCGTGCCGGCAGAGACGATGGTGTATCCAGCCATGCCCGTAGGCAGGCAGTATGGCCAGGCCTGCAGCCAGTCACCGAGGTAGTTGATGTGCCGCGCGACTCCCCACCAGCCCGAGATGAGGAGGCGAGTGCCCGCCTTGGTTTCGATGTATCTGAGATGAGACACGCTGGGGTCGTCCGGGTTGCTGCGAAAGGCGTTCTTCTGGCTGTTGGATAGGCGAAAGATGGAAAACCCAACACCGATGGCCCCAACGATGCCGGCCATGCCCAAGGGACTGACCGAGGTGGGATACACGGCCAGGTAGCGAGCCTGCAACGAGTACACGAACGGGACCCAGACGAGGTCACCAAAGGACAGCAtgaagccgaagccgtccGTCGTGATGTCGATGGTGGTCAGGATTGCCGGCTCGTTCCACCAGCAGTCAATCACATACGCAAGCTGCACTGCCGAGGTGAAGACGATGCTGTTGGTGACGAAGCCGTAGGTGCGGTACTGCTTGGCCATCCAGGCAAAGTTCATCAGCGCCCAGCCCAGCAGGCCAGGTCGGATCTCCATCCACTCCTTGATGTCGATCTCGCCGAGGATCGGAAGAGTGACGCGAGGGTTCAGCTCCCGTCCGATGTAGAAGTCGTAAATCAAGTTGCCCGAGTGTCCACCGGCTGCGAGTTCGCGGAACTCCTTGTTGCCTGGCTTGACGCCGAAGCTCCGGACGTACAcaaagacggcgagggcgtaCGCGATGAGGATATTGGCGGTGACAACCTGGATGTAGTTGTCGGTGATGAAGGTCCAGAGAGGGAACTCGGCGCCCTGGGCGATAGTGCCAGCGAGGCAAACAACCAGGATGAACATGCTGGAAGCAAAGGCTGCAGCTATCAGTATGTCTGTGTAAGACCAACCGGCTCGGGGAGGGCAACACATACAGTTGCAACGGTATTTGAGACGACCACCCGAGGAAAgctcaacgccgtcaacTTCGGCGCCTGGGAGGATGCGGTAAAGGATCGCATTGAATAGGTAGTATCCCAAGACGGCGCCCGTTACCTCGATGCTTCCGAGACCCCAAACGCCTTCCTCGGGCCATCCGACTTCGCGCTTAAGCTGGTCGAGCTTCAGGGTCGAGGGACTCAACAGGGAAGGCGCAGGGCACCCAGACACATCATTGCAGGCGAAAGTGAATAGATAGACGAGAATTGGGAGTCCGAAGGAGATGAAAAAGGCGCCGATGCTATGCAGACGCGTTAGCCGGAGTGTCGTGATGCTAGGTCGGGCTTGGGACACAAGTTCACTTACGGTCCTCCGAACTCGTAGCCATGCGGCTTTTCAGCAACGGCTCTTTTCGACTTGTTCGCCATGTTGGTTGTTTCCCGGCTCGTGACAGGTGAAGCAGCTTTCGGTCGGTGTAATGGGAATTTGAAAGGCAGGTTTTGTGATACTGCTGCTACTGGTTGCGATTAAGTTTTGCTAAAAGGAAGAGCGCTAGAATGCCccgcagcgacgacgacgacggcggcggcggcgacgacggcaaggaaCGCGAACGCGATGGTCAAGGGGCAGTTAAGGAGTGTTTTGCGCCGGAGCTCTGGTGTTCCGGGTGACCTCATTTACCCGATTCGATGACGCTAAGAAAAAGTCTAGTTTCCTCATTGGGTCCCACCGAGCTCGAGCCCCCCCGGGAAAATGGTTCCACCGAGACAATGGCGCCCGGAGAGAGGTTAGACATAGGTAGATGGGCAACTAAACGATAAAGGAGTCAAGAGCCCGAATACTGATATTGAAGGGAGTTCTATCTGATCATGTGCGTTGCAACTGCAACGGCATGCCCCTGGTATGATTGACTAGGCAACTTCAATCTCAAAACCGAATCCTTTCCGTCTTACCTGCAGGCACGGATACGTACTCGTCGTAAGTCGGCTCCCCGCTTAACTTAAATAGCTGACTAAGGCGGCCAAAAAAGTGAGCCGACCACGTGATCTGTGGCTGGAGATCCGCTCCGGAAACTGcagcctggctgctgctctaCTTCCGGCAGTGCTGCAAGGAAGCTCACCCACCAATCAATGCCCGCACTCTGGTCACTCCCGTCATTCCCCTGCATTCGGCGGCTGACGAATTGATGTGACCAAGGTGGCATTCCGCATCTCGACAACCCTCCCTTCGACTGAACTCCGACCACGTTTGCTATCTTCGTTCCTGTCGCACAGCGCACTTGCTGCATCTTTCGCCTCAACATCGATTATCCAGCAGTCGCCTGTTGTCAATTGATGTCGTAGCATCTCGTCGCATCCTGTCGCATCCCGTCGCATCCCACCCTTTTCCGCGCCCCGAGGCGCTTCCAACCGTTGCGAACGAACGTTGACGCTCATTCCAACTCCGGCCCTTCTTCCCCGGCATTGAGCCGAAACATAATCATGCACCTCCCGCATTCCTCGACTTTACTTCTGCTTCTAGCAGCTACAATAGCTCGCGCCGCCGACACTTCAACGCCTTCTACGACTACAAGCCCCCCGGCATGTACTGCAGCATCTAAGAGCGGCACTGGGGCTTTCTATGACTTGAGGCCGGACATCGCCGTCAAGACCGAGGAGGGCAAGTCGTCCAAGGGAAGCGTCACCACAGACTACCACGCTAGAGGTTGGGATTATGGCCGCAACTTCACTCTCAACATCTGCGCTCCTGTCCTTGAAGCGCTTGATGACGTGGAAGGGTTGACAAAGAGCGAGGCCAAGAACGTCAGCGCTTACTACACATACAAGGGGGAGACTTACTCGATAGGGTGAGCATTAAACCAGTTCAACATCGGAACCGAGTGGGAGCTAGCTGACAATGGCAATTTCAGCTCATCGTCTATGGACATTCAGAGTCGAGGGCGTATACTAGTTCTCCAGTACAAGAACGGCTCGCCCTGCgacaagtccaagtccaagtccaagcGATCCAAGGCCCACGACGGCGCATCTTATAACAAGTattccgacgacgacgaaacgACGGCTTCTAGCTCCTTCGGCaagagcgagaagaaggttTCGGCTGAAAAGGACGACTCAGATTCGACCCCCCGTCGCAAATCAGCCACTATCTCGTTCCACTGCGATACCGAGCAGGTCGGCGGAGCCGCCCACATCTCTTTCGTCGGCTCCGACCCGGATGATTGCGCCTACTTCTTCGAGGCTCGTTCGCAGCACGCTTGCCCGCGTGCGGAGCCCCATCAACCGGGCAGCGTCGGTCCCGGCAGCGTCTTCgccatcatcttcgtcattgccgtcctcgtctaCTTTGGCGGTGGCGTCTTCTACCAAAGAACTGTTGCGCATGCACGCGGCTGGAGACAGCTTCCCAACTACAGTCTATGGGCCGGCATTTGGAGCTTTGTCAGTGTACGTAGATGACCAGCAGTCTCGATCTCTCTAGACCCGTATTGACTGCTGTATAGgacatcttcgtcatcgcAACGTCTTCATGTGCCCAACTTCTGCCCGGGAGGCGGGGATACAGTCATCTGTCTGGGTCACCGAGCAGACGCAACCGCGAGGACGAGAATCGGTTGATAGATCAGTTGGACGAGGAATGGGACGACTAGGCTGCGAGGATGAGGAACGGGACGACTAGGCTGCGAGAATGAGCATCGGCTGATAGGTCGGATCGATCAGGAGTGGGACTAACACATCGCGCGAAGGCCATCTATCTTTTCTTCCCATTGGCACGGATTGTTTATTGGAGCTCCGGGATTTTTTCGCGGGATATAAGTGAGTCGTAGGCAACCACCCTAGATACCCCGTGTGAACATATATATACATAGACGATTCATGATTTCCACTATTAGGGACACGCTTCGAGGAGTCTCCTTTTCGAGACGTTAAGTCGCCGAGCCATTGTGATATGCCAAACGTTGCAAAGGCGCAGATACATTTCATGTCTCCAGCCAAGATCCTGACGACAAATTGTTTGTCAAGCCACTAAAActggggaaagggggggggggggtttgttAAGCCATCAGCAGACACGCAGAGGTTATTGGGAATACATTGTCTTGCAAGCTGGACCGGATTCATCCCCTGAAGGATGCCAAGTCCCAAGCAAACAATCCTTGGACTGAGCATTTCCACCGCTTCATGCAAGAGCTCACCGTCTACATGTCTCCCACGCGACGGGACCTGCGAGTTACTCGATCGAGCAAGGGAAGGCTGCCGTGGAAGACAAACCGCATGATTGATCCGCTTACTGTAAGCACTACTCAGGTAGCTTGGGAAACCGAGACTGTTCTTGGAACGGCCGCCCCCCTATCTGCAAA encodes:
- a CDS encoding Putative sterol reductase, coding for MANKSKRAVAEKPHGYEFGGPIGAFFISFGLPILVYLFTFACNDVSGCPAPSLLSPSTLKLDQLKREVGWPEEGVWGLGSIEVTGAVLGYYLFNAILYRILPGAEVDGVELSSGGRLKYRCNSFASSMFILVVCLAGTIAQGAEFPLWTFITDNYIQVVTANILIAYALAVFVYVRSFGVKPGNKEFRELAAGGHSGNLIYDFYIGRELNPRVTLPILGEIDIKEWMEIRPGLLGWALMNFAWMAKQYRTYGFVTNSIVFTSAVQLAYVIDCWWNEPAILTTIDITTDGFGFMLSFGDLVWVPFVYSLQARYLAVYPTSVSPLGMAGIVGAIGVGFSIFRLSNSQKNAFRSNPDDPSVSHLRYIETKAGTRLLISGWWGVARHINYLGDWLQAWPYCLPTGMAGYTIVSAGTGFAEAGIEGAFKMADGREVIQGAARGWAIPITYFYIVYFAVLLVHRDRRDDEKCSRKYGEDWEKYKNIVRWRILPGIY
- a CDS encoding Putative mannose-6-phosphate receptor binding domain superfamily, MRH domain-containing protein, whose translation is MHLPHSSTLLLLLAATIARAADTSTPSTTTSPPACTAASKSGTGAFYDLRPDIAVKTEEGKSSKGSVTTDYHARGWDYGRNFTLNICAPVLEALDDVEGLTKSEAKNVSAYYTYKGETYSIGSSSMDIQSRGRILVLQYKNGSPCDKSKSKSKRSKAHDGASYNKYSDDDETTASSSFGKSEKKVSAEKDDSDSTPRRKSATISFHCDTEQVGGAAHISFVGSDPDDCAYFFEARSQHACPRAEPHQPGSVGPGSVFAIIFVIAVLVYFGGGVFYQRTVAHARGWRQLPNYSLWAGIWSFVSDIFVIATSSCAQLLPGRRGYSHLSGSPSRRNREDENRLIDQLDEEWDD